A part of Tessaracoccus timonensis genomic DNA contains:
- a CDS encoding ABC transporter ATP-binding protein, with the protein MLDVRDVRVERGGKVVLDGVSLVARQGETVGVLGPNGSGKSSLLLALQKALQVKEGQVLLDSTDVQLLGRRAIARAIAVVAQETGTTLPLSVRDSVMLGRLASSGILRYGASAEEGVVEEALQRVGLAGYAERLITQLSGGERQRALIARAIAQQATHLLLDEPTNHLDLRHQFALLDLIASLDCATVIVLHDLNLAARCCDRLLLLDEGRLVAAGTPDEVLRPTLIEQVYGISVERIESAGKVHLIFGPPRSSASA; encoded by the coding sequence GTGCTCGATGTTCGAGACGTCCGGGTCGAGCGTGGTGGGAAGGTCGTGCTCGATGGGGTGAGCCTCGTGGCACGCCAAGGCGAGACCGTCGGCGTTCTAGGGCCGAACGGTTCGGGTAAATCCTCACTCCTGCTGGCCCTGCAAAAGGCGTTGCAGGTGAAGGAAGGGCAGGTACTCCTGGACAGCACCGACGTGCAATTGCTTGGGCGACGTGCGATCGCTCGAGCAATTGCCGTGGTGGCGCAGGAGACGGGGACGACCCTGCCGCTTTCGGTGCGCGACTCCGTGATGCTCGGGCGTCTCGCGTCGTCTGGGATCCTGCGTTACGGCGCGTCTGCGGAGGAAGGCGTCGTCGAGGAGGCGCTCCAGAGAGTGGGGCTCGCTGGCTATGCTGAGCGGCTCATCACACAACTCTCGGGAGGGGAACGGCAGCGCGCACTGATTGCCCGAGCCATCGCCCAGCAGGCTACTCATCTGCTTCTCGACGAACCCACGAACCACCTTGATCTGCGTCATCAATTCGCGCTACTCGATCTGATCGCATCCCTCGATTGCGCTACCGTGATTGTGCTGCACGACCTGAACCTCGCGGCGCGCTGCTGCGATCGGCTGCTCCTACTTGACGAGGGGCGGCTCGTCGCGGCGGGGACACCCGACGAAGTACTGCGGCCTACCCTGATCGAGCAGGTGTACGGGATCTCGGTGGAGCGAATCGAGAGCGCGGGGAAGGTACATCTCATCTTCGGACCTCCCCGCAGCAGCGCTTCGGCCTGA
- a CDS encoding TM2 domain-containing protein, which yields MSNNPYDDPYASSEEQGAWDEAGSVEPDPVTQADAPSDGGATPAPAPTPSPSPAPASSPQFEMPAPPSDFQEPMPRGPEPVAPYAAGYADPMHQPLQAYGDAPGPMPQPYAPQPGYNPNMPPPYGYAAQPGPYGAMMPSTKSKVAAGLLGVFLGTLGIHNFYLGYTGKAIAQLLITVLSFGMLAFVSSIWGIVEGIMILTAAPGSPASRDARGGVLQ from the coding sequence GACGACCCGTACGCCTCGTCCGAGGAGCAGGGTGCGTGGGACGAGGCCGGCTCAGTCGAGCCCGACCCCGTCACGCAAGCGGATGCCCCATCCGACGGCGGTGCTACCCCTGCGCCTGCACCGACGCCTAGCCCCTCGCCTGCGCCCGCATCGTCGCCTCAGTTCGAGATGCCCGCGCCTCCCAGCGACTTCCAGGAGCCGATGCCGCGCGGTCCGGAGCCCGTCGCACCATATGCCGCCGGGTATGCAGACCCGATGCATCAGCCCCTGCAGGCCTACGGCGACGCGCCCGGGCCAATGCCCCAGCCCTACGCTCCGCAGCCTGGATACAACCCGAACATGCCGCCGCCCTACGGCTACGCCGCCCAGCCAGGGCCATACGGCGCCATGATGCCCAGCACCAAGTCGAAGGTGGCCGCTGGTCTGCTTGGCGTCTTTCTGGGCACACTCGGCATCCACAACTTCTACCTCGGCTACACGGGCAAGGCCATCGCACAGTTGTTGATTACTGTGCTGTCTTTCGGGATGCTCGCATTCGTGAGCTCGATCTGGGGAATCGTCGAAGGCATCATGATCCTCACCGCAGCCCCCGGCTCGCCGGCCAGCCGCGACGCACGCGGGGGCGTCCTGCAGTAA